TCCGGTGGCTCCACGTGCACCCGCACGCTCGCGGCCGCGGCGTGGGCACGGCGCTGGTCGAGCACGCCCAGGACCACCTCGGGAGACAGTCGACGCCCCTCACCGCCAGGCTGCTCGACAGTGCGCGGGAGGGAACGCAGTTCCTCGAGCAGTTCGGGCTCTACCCGACCGAGAACGAGTCCGTCGTCGTCGGTGACAGCCGGTTCGACGAGACGGTCTACACGACCCAGGGCAACTCGATGAACACGAGCGAACCGGTCGTCGCCGTCCCCGACGAGATCTCCGTCGACGGGTGGACCGGTCGCGTCGAGCGCGACTCGGCCGTCAGCGGCACCGTCGCGCCGTTCTACCCGCTCTCGGACGCGGGCGGGACGGACAGACACCTCGGCTTCTTCTGCTCGCAGTGCGGGACCACCGACGTGACCGCCGACGGGAACGGCCGCCTCGAGTGCACCGAGTGCGGGAACACCCACCGGGCAGACAACTGGGACCCGGCGTACCTGTAGCCCGGTCCGGTGTCGGCCGGGTCCGGCAGGCCACTCAGCGGTCGCTGTTCACCCGGCGGGCGACCCGCCGGAGGATGGGCCGCGGCGTGATGCGGGCGAGCGTCGTGAGCAGTTTCATCGGCAGCCCCGGGACGACGACGGTCTCGCCACTCATCAGACCCCTGTACCCGGCCTGTGCCACGTCCTCGACCGGCTGCATGTAGGTCGAGCCGACCGCGGAGTTCCCCATGCCGGCGCGGTCCTGGAACTCGGTGTCGACCGGGCCCGGACAGAGCACGGTCGCGCTCACGCCGGTCCCGCGCAGCTCCTCGGCGATGGCCTCGGTGAAGGAGTTGACGTAGGCCTTGCTGGCGTAGTAGCCGGCCATGAACGGCCCGGGCTGGAAGCCGGCGACGGAGCCGACGTTGAGGACCTTGCCGGTACCGCGCTCGGTGAAGTCGTCGAGGAAGAGGCGGGTGAGCGTGACCAGCGTGGTGACGTTGAGCCGGAGCTGGGTCTGCTCTTCGTCGAGGTCGGACTCCGCGAAGGGGCCGTAGGTACCGATACCGACGTTGTTGACGAGGATGCCCACGTCGAGGTCGTGGTCGTGGACCGCGTCGTAGAGTTCCTGTGGGGCGGCTTCGTCGTCGAGGTCCATCGGGATGGTCGTGGCCGCGATGCCGTGCCGGGACTCGAGGTCGTCGGCGACGGCGGCGAGTTCGGCCTCGCGGCGGGCGACGAGGACGAGGTCGTGGCCGTGGCGGGCGAACTGGCGCGCGAGTTCGCGGCCGATTCCGGAGGAGGCACCGGTGACGAGTGCGGTGTCGCGGTTCATACCGGGACGGGCGGGCCGGCGCGGGAAACCGGTTCGGATTCCGGCCGGTGGGTCGGGGGAGGATGGCGGACAGGCGGCGCTGGGGACCGGCCCGGCGGTGCGCCACGCACCAGCCTCGGCCGCCGGGCGGCGGGGGTCAGGACACACCGGGTCTGGTCCCGGCTTCCGACAAGAAGGTCAGCGTGGGCCCTTGCGCTCGGCCGGCTCCGTCGCGAGCCAGTCGGCGAACTTCGCGAGGGCGCGCCCGCGGTGGCTGATGGCGTTCTTCTCCTCGGTGGTCATCTCGGCCATCGTCTTGCCGTCGTGTTCGAAGATGGGGTCGTAGCCGAAGCCGCCGTCGCCACGCGGGGCGACGATGCGACCCGGGACGGCGCCCTCGAAGGTCTGGGTCTCCTCGCCGTCGTAGTACGCGAGGACGGTCCGGAAGTACGCGCGGTCGTCGTCCTGGAGGTCGGTGAGTTCGTAGACGCGCTCAACGCCGACGGTCCCCTCGACGTAGGCGGAGTACGGGCCCGGGAAGCCGTCGAAGGCCTCCACGAACAGGCCGGCGTCGTCGACGAGGACCGGCTCGTCGCTGTCGAGCTGCTCGTAGGCCTCGCGGGCCCCGTGGGCCGCGATGTCGGCGAGGTCGTCGCTCTGGACCTCGAGGTAGTCGTAGTTCACCTGCTCGACCTCGTCGTCGCCGAGGTACTCGCGTGCCTCGCGCACCTTCCCCTCGTTGCTCGTCACGAAGCGGATCGTCATGTGCGAGTGGCGGCGGGCGGCGGGCAAAGAGGCGTCGGTTCCGCCGGACCGTCAGCAGTCGAGGTCGCCCAGCAGCGTCGACTCCGCCTTCCGGAGGTGTTCGGCGGCGGTCCCGGTCGCACAGCCCAACTCGTCGGCCACGTCGGCGACCGCGGCGTCCCGGGGCACGTCGTAGTAGCCGAGTCGCTGGGCCGCCTGGACGGCCTCGCGCTGGCGGGGCGTGAGGGGCACGCCGGCGGCCGTGGGGTCGGCGTCGTAGCTCCCGAGGCGGTCGACCGAGACGTCGATGCCCTCGGGCGTCGCGTCCAGTGCGGCCTGCAGGGCGTCGGGTTCGCCGAGGATGCCGAACGAGACCGACCGGTCGGTGTGGTACGAGAGCGGCGGGACCGGCACGAGGCTGAGCTTCGAGAAGGCCGAGAGCATCTGCTGGCTGGTCTCGTCCGGTTCGTCGAGGACGTAGACGTAGAAGCGGTCCTCGTCGAGGGGAGCGACCTCGTAGGACCGGACCGACTCGACCTCGACGAGTCGGTCCTCGTAGGCCGCCCGGTCGCCGCGGACGTGGAACAGGAGGGCGTTCGCCTCGTCGTTGGCGAAGCTCCAGTGGACGAGCCGGTAGTCGCTGTACCCCCCGTGCTCGCTGACGAAGGCGTGCATCGGGTGAATCGTCTCGTCCGAGTGCCGGAGCGTGACGGAGAGGTACTTCATACTCGCCATCGGTCGCGGCTGTCACTTAAATCACCTAGTGACTGCCACAGAAGAATCGAGCCGATACGCGGCGACGGTTCGAACGCATGCGACCGACGTCTTCGCCATCCACCGGGGGTGGGCGACCGTGAGCCAGCAGGAACTGACAGCGCGACCGACCGACGCCACCGACGCCATCGACGACCTGGCCGGTGCGTACGTCCTCGACCGCGAGCAGCACCTGAACGCGCCGGCCATCGTCGTCCGGCCCGACGAGGTGCAGGCCGTCCTCTCGGCCCTCCGCGACGAGGCCGGTTACGACCACTGCTCGTGCGTGACCGCCCAGCAGTACGCCGACCGCTACGAGACCATCTACCACCTGAGGTCCTACGCCGACCCGACCGACGAGCTGAGCGTGGTGGTGCCGACGAGTGCCAGCGAGCCTCGCAGCGAGTCCGCCGCGCCGGTCTACGAGACCGCGAACTGGCACGAGCGCGAGGCCTACGACCTCATCGGCATCGAGTACGAGGACCACCCCGACCTCCGGCGCATCCTCCTGCCCCGGACCTGGCAGGGCCATCCTCTCTCGGACGATTACGACCAGAACCAGCCACAGATCGTGCCCCTGGAGGCGCACGCGAACCCCCTGCAGGACGATCAGCGCGAGCAGGACACGATGTTCCTCAACATCGGTCCGCACCACCCGTCGACCCACGGCGTCCTCCACGTCCGGACCGTGCTCGACGGCGAGGTCGTGGCCGACGTGGACCCGGACATCGGCTTCATCCACCGCTGCGAGGAGCAGCTGTGCCAGCAGG
This window of the Haloarchaeobius amylolyticus genome carries:
- a CDS encoding GNAT family N-acetyltransferase, which codes for MDISPATTGDYGRLEETATRSFRASYSLSPRDIDRLTDGFFSATAVEERVESGGGDLFLAEEGVEDPAPDLSGFLELDGEGTLRWLHVHPHARGRGVGTALVEHAQDHLGRQSTPLTARLLDSAREGTQFLEQFGLYPTENESVVVGDSRFDETVYTTQGNSMNTSEPVVAVPDEISVDGWTGRVERDSAVSGTVAPFYPLSDAGGTDRHLGFFCSQCGTTDVTADGNGRLECTECGNTHRADNWDPAYL
- a CDS encoding XTP/dITP diphosphatase, giving the protein MTIRFVTSNEGKVREAREYLGDDEVEQVNYDYLEVQSDDLADIAAHGAREAYEQLDSDEPVLVDDAGLFVEAFDGFPGPYSAYVEGTVGVERVYELTDLQDDDRAYFRTVLAYYDGEETQTFEGAVPGRIVAPRGDGGFGYDPIFEHDGKTMAEMTTEEKNAISHRGRALAKFADWLATEPAERKGPR
- a CDS encoding helix-turn-helix domain-containing protein yields the protein MKYLSVTLRHSDETIHPMHAFVSEHGGYSDYRLVHWSFANDEANALLFHVRGDRAAYEDRLVEVESVRSYEVAPLDEDRFYVYVLDEPDETSQQMLSAFSKLSLVPVPPLSYHTDRSVSFGILGEPDALQAALDATPEGIDVSVDRLGSYDADPTAAGVPLTPRQREAVQAAQRLGYYDVPRDAAVADVADELGCATGTAAEHLRKAESTLLGDLDC
- a CDS encoding SDR family NAD(P)-dependent oxidoreductase, yielding MNRDTALVTGASSGIGRELARQFARHGHDLVLVARREAELAAVADDLESRHGIAATTIPMDLDDEAAPQELYDAVHDHDLDVGILVNNVGIGTYGPFAESDLDEEQTQLRLNVTTLVTLTRLFLDDFTERGTGKVLNVGSVAGFQPGPFMAGYYASKAYVNSFTEAIAEELRGTGVSATVLCPGPVDTEFQDRAGMGNSAVGSTYMQPVEDVAQAGYRGLMSGETVVVPGLPMKLLTTLARITPRPILRRVARRVNSDR